In Glandiceps talaboti chromosome 4, keGlaTala1.1, whole genome shotgun sequence, a single window of DNA contains:
- the LOC144433895 gene encoding SH3 domain-binding protein 5-like isoform X1, with translation MTDTEKLPTSEENEQDQDLDPRIKMELDKLNASTNEINKLENELDEARAKFRETVATYTLKLNMMGKKMGKTVKKARPYYLALNEARDAQVEAQAAARQYQQATGVHRAAKETIQLAEERLVSEKDKSFDSAWQEMLNHATMRVMDAEQERAGSEWEHKVKSEKFAQACFKVNQLYKKMKRTISRSKPYYDMVSEFQIKCQQLKQNVLDLQKCVISAKQQYANSLKVLEQISDEIHHSRTIQIPPGPRGVGVGAESNHDSQESSLDINFELASSLGDDFEYDDDLDDVSSTGTDEGDVFTNSVLSGMENMTVNGSDGVSSEKKVPILERHISGQSEELPFCEDYYKDSSKSQLTPTNSVSYEDDDIARIKSSAVNIPKTKVKLSAEGLSITPDSGSPLQSKDIN, from the exons atGACCGACACAGAAAAGTTGCCGACAAGTGAGGAAAACGAACAAGATCAAGATCTTGATCCAAGGATAAAA ATGGAGTTAGATAAACTGAATGCATCGACGAATGAAatcaacaaacttgaaaatgaaCTTGAC GAAGCACGAGCAAAGTTTCGAGAAACAGTTGCAACGTATACCCTGAAACTAAATATGATGGGTAAGAAAATGGGTAAAACAGTGAAGAAGGCTAGACCATATTATCTTGCACTCAATGAAGCCAGAGAT GCGCAAGTTGAAGCCCAGGCAGCAGCAAGGCAATATCAGCAGGCAACAGGTGTTCACAGAGCAGCCAAAGAGACAATACAACTTGCTGAAGAGAGACTCGTTAGtgaaaaagacaaaagtttTGACTCGGCATGGCAAGAGATGTTGAACCACGCCACCATGAGG gtgatGGACGCTGAACAAGAACGGGCTGGGAGTGAATGGGAACATAAAGTGAAATCAGAGAAATTTGCACAAGCTTGTTTCAAGGTCAATCAACtttacaagaaaatgaaaagaacGATATCTCGATCAAA GCCTTATTATGATATGGTGTCGGAATTCCAAATCAAATGTCAGCAACTGAAGCAGAATGTATTGGACCTACAGAAGTGCGTGATTAGTGCCAAACAACAGTATGCAAACTCATTGAAAGTGTTGGAACAGATTTCAGATGAAATCCACCACAGTCGAACCATACAAATACCACCAGGACCACGTGGTGTCGGTGTTGGAGCTGAGAGTAATCATGATAGTCAAGAAAGCAGCCTGGATATAAATTTTGAACTTGCATCAA GCCTTGGTGATGATTTTGAATATGATGATGACCTTGATGATGTCAGCTCTACAGGTACGGATGAAGGTGACGTTTTTACAAATAGCGTCCTTTCCGGTATGGAAAACATGACTGTTAATGGCAGTGATGGTGTGAGTAGTGAAAAGAAAGTTCCGATTCTTGAGAGACACATATCTGGACAGTCAGAGGAGCTACCATTTTGTGAGGACTATTACAAAGACTCAAGTAAAAGCCAACTAACTCCCACCAATTCAGTATCCTATGAGGATGATGATATTGCCAGAATAAAATCGTCTGCAGTTAACATACCAAAAACTAAAGTTAAACTTTCAGCAGAGGGTTTAAGTATCACTCCTGATAGTGGCAGTCCCCTCCAAAGCAAAGATATCAATTGA
- the LOC144433895 gene encoding SH3 domain-binding protein 5-like isoform X2, with amino-acid sequence MTDTEKLPTSEENEQDQDLDPRIKMELDKLNASTNEINKLENELDEARAKFRETVATYTLKLNMMGKKMGKTVKKARPYYLALNEARDAQVEAQAAARQYQQATGVHRAAKETIQLAEERLVSEKDKSFDSAWQEMLNHATMRVMDAEQERAGSEWEHKVKSEKFAQACFKVNQLYKKMKRTISRSKPYYDMVSEFQIKCQQLKQNVLDLQKCVISAKQQYANSLKVLEQISDEIHHSRTIQIPPGPRGVGVGAESNHDSQESSLDINFELASSCGLGDDFEYDDDLDDVSSTGTDEGDVFTNSVLSGMENMTVNGSDGVSSEKKVPILERHISGQSEELPFCEDYYKDSSKSQLTPTNSVSYEDDDIARIKSSAVNIPKTKVKLSAEGLSITPDSGSPLQSKDIN; translated from the exons atGACCGACACAGAAAAGTTGCCGACAAGTGAGGAAAACGAACAAGATCAAGATCTTGATCCAAGGATAAAA ATGGAGTTAGATAAACTGAATGCATCGACGAATGAAatcaacaaacttgaaaatgaaCTTGAC GAAGCACGAGCAAAGTTTCGAGAAACAGTTGCAACGTATACCCTGAAACTAAATATGATGGGTAAGAAAATGGGTAAAACAGTGAAGAAGGCTAGACCATATTATCTTGCACTCAATGAAGCCAGAGAT GCGCAAGTTGAAGCCCAGGCAGCAGCAAGGCAATATCAGCAGGCAACAGGTGTTCACAGAGCAGCCAAAGAGACAATACAACTTGCTGAAGAGAGACTCGTTAGtgaaaaagacaaaagtttTGACTCGGCATGGCAAGAGATGTTGAACCACGCCACCATGAGG gtgatGGACGCTGAACAAGAACGGGCTGGGAGTGAATGGGAACATAAAGTGAAATCAGAGAAATTTGCACAAGCTTGTTTCAAGGTCAATCAACtttacaagaaaatgaaaagaacGATATCTCGATCAAA GCCTTATTATGATATGGTGTCGGAATTCCAAATCAAATGTCAGCAACTGAAGCAGAATGTATTGGACCTACAGAAGTGCGTGATTAGTGCCAAACAACAGTATGCAAACTCATTGAAAGTGTTGGAACAGATTTCAGATGAAATCCACCACAGTCGAACCATACAAATACCACCAGGACCACGTGGTGTCGGTGTTGGAGCTGAGAGTAATCATGATAGTCAAGAAAGCAGCCTGGATATAAATTTTGAACTTGCATCAA GCTGTG GCCTTGGTGATGATTTTGAATATGATGATGACCTTGATGATGTCAGCTCTACAGGTACGGATGAAGGTGACGTTTTTACAAATAGCGTCCTTTCCGGTATGGAAAACATGACTGTTAATGGCAGTGATGGTGTGAGTAGTGAAAAGAAAGTTCCGATTCTTGAGAGACACATATCTGGACAGTCAGAGGAGCTACCATTTTGTGAGGACTATTACAAAGACTCAAGTAAAAGCCAACTAACTCCCACCAATTCAGTATCCTATGAGGATGATGATATTGCCAGAATAAAATCGTCTGCAGTTAACATACCAAAAACTAAAGTTAAACTTTCAGCAGAGGGTTTAAGTATCACTCCTGATAGTGGCAGTCCCCTCCAAAGCAAAGATATCAATTGA